From Streptomyces griseorubiginosus, one genomic window encodes:
- a CDS encoding RNA polymerase sigma factor: protein MTTDMRTRVRNGDPDAFAELFDECARAVYNHAFRLTADWSLAEDVMSTTFMEAWRRRASVEDEGGSLRPWLLGIATNVARSHHRSNRRYRNAASAAAAAHAAEERVEDHAEETAGRLDDRRRINATLAALSLLKRPEREVLTLCLWEGMEYAEAARALGIPVGTVRSRLSRARARLRKLADAQLLGEKREPTRTNRQITGDRGYAVRSAQEGNR, encoded by the coding sequence GTGACCACAGATATGCGAACCCGGGTGCGAAACGGAGATCCGGACGCCTTCGCGGAACTCTTCGACGAGTGCGCCCGCGCGGTGTACAACCACGCCTTCCGGCTGACCGCCGACTGGTCGCTGGCCGAGGACGTGATGTCGACGACCTTCATGGAGGCGTGGCGGCGCCGCGCCTCGGTCGAGGACGAAGGCGGCTCGCTGCGGCCGTGGCTGCTGGGCATCGCCACCAACGTCGCCCGCTCCCACCACCGCAGCAACCGCCGTTACCGCAACGCGGCGAGCGCCGCGGCGGCCGCGCACGCCGCCGAGGAACGGGTCGAGGACCACGCCGAGGAGACCGCCGGCCGCCTGGACGACCGGCGCCGTATCAACGCCACGCTCGCCGCCCTCAGCCTGCTCAAGCGTCCCGAGCGCGAGGTCCTGACGCTGTGCCTGTGGGAGGGGATGGAGTACGCCGAGGCGGCCCGCGCCCTCGGCATCCCGGTCGGCACCGTCCGCTCCCGCCTCTCCCGCGCCCGCGCCCGGCTGCGCAAGCTCGCCGACGCGCAACTGCTCGGAGAAAAACGGGAACCCACCCGCACGAACCGGCAGATAACAGGTGATCGCGGATACGCGGTCCGGTCCGCACAGGAAGGAAACCGATGA
- a CDS encoding CU044_5270 family protein: MNASPSHRPHPAEWTETQSLLPSAERDLPAGRHQFHKEQMMARIHEDLRTPSRTSATSPVAPVKRSNPFLRRAILLPAAALALAGAVAGGLALTGGGADDGRTALATGPALTTRIGAADAKGAPQLLDRISLAAADTSEPTAHKGQYVYIASKVADTYIKTVGDKSKAVSSELHSRQVWNSLDGRDGWLIEAGETGDKGITLKGDVPFSGAYNALAKLPTDPAALLRKIYQESDAVRDPEVPRDQAAFVAIGDLLFESYPPAEVGAALYKAAAKIPGVVAVNDAVDATGRHGVAIARENDGERIEWIFDKKTLRFLGERIVVVKATAGNPLKIGTVTHTSAITERAVVDANKQLPGQVS; encoded by the coding sequence ATGAACGCCAGCCCCTCCCACCGGCCCCACCCGGCCGAGTGGACGGAGACGCAGAGTCTGCTGCCCTCCGCCGAGCGGGATCTGCCGGCGGGCCGCCACCAGTTCCACAAGGAGCAGATGATGGCCCGGATCCACGAAGACCTCCGCACCCCCTCCCGCACGTCCGCCACCTCCCCGGTCGCGCCTGTGAAGCGCTCCAACCCGTTCCTGCGCCGTGCGATCCTCCTGCCCGCCGCGGCCCTCGCCCTGGCCGGCGCGGTCGCGGGCGGCCTCGCCCTCACCGGCGGCGGCGCGGACGACGGCCGCACCGCCCTGGCCACCGGCCCCGCACTGACCACCCGGATCGGCGCCGCCGACGCCAAGGGCGCCCCCCAGCTCCTCGACCGCATCTCCCTGGCCGCCGCCGACACCTCCGAGCCCACCGCGCACAAAGGCCAGTACGTCTACATCGCCTCGAAGGTGGCCGACACCTACATCAAGACCGTCGGCGACAAGAGCAAGGCGGTCAGCAGCGAGCTGCACTCCCGCCAGGTCTGGAACTCCCTCGACGGCAGGGACGGCTGGTTGATCGAGGCCGGTGAGACCGGCGACAAGGGCATCACCCTGAAGGGCGACGTCCCCTTCAGCGGCGCCTACAACGCCCTGGCCAAGCTGCCGACCGACCCCGCGGCGCTGCTGCGGAAGATCTACCAGGAGTCGGACGCCGTCCGGGACCCCGAAGTCCCGCGCGACCAGGCCGCCTTCGTCGCGATCGGCGATCTGCTGTTCGAGAGCTACCCGCCCGCTGAGGTCGGCGCCGCCCTCTACAAGGCCGCGGCCAAGATCCCCGGCGTCGTCGCGGTGAATGACGCGGTCGACGCCACCGGCCGGCACGGGGTCGCGATCGCGCGGGAGAATGACGGCGAGCGCATCGAGTGGATCTTCGACAAGAAGACCCTGCGGTTCCTCGGCGAGCGCATCGTGGTGGTCAAGGCCACGGCGGGCAATCCCCTCAAGATCGGTACCGTCACGCACACCAGCGCGATCACCGAGCGCGCGGTCGTCGACGCCAACAAGCAGCTCCCCGGGCAGGTGAGCTGA
- a CDS encoding S8 family peptidase produces the protein MRDRTTSASLAALLVAGLMTGVSVAATGSGLGVRTEDTVTVAAPGGSALGAAPGSPALGSRTAGSASGARTTGSASAAGRYVTLLTGDRVRLDARGRVTGVRRAPGREHVPVSVRGVGGDQYVVPADAAALIGQGVLDMRLFDVSGLIRAGYDDTRRGTLPLIVSYEGKSAQRRSTQKSLVADADATVRRELPSVAGAAITVPKAGADDMWQALTEEQGVARVWLDGRFKAPADEEGATAGEAAAAGETAKTGETAKIGEAAKAGETGGGVAQIGAPAAWAAGYDGRGVKVAVLDTGIDTTHPDLASAVKASKNFTGTGSTDDMAGHGTHVAATLAGSGARSGGRYKGVAPGAGILDAKVLDDSGEGSDSGVIAGLEWAAGQGAKVANLSLGQEDTPGEDPVEAAVNALSKSTGMLTVAAAGNEGPDAGTVGSPGAAESALTVGAVDGEHRLADFSSTGPTADSALKPDLTAPGVDVVSARAAHGHMGDPAADGYVSMSGTSMATPHAAGAAAILAQRHPDWTGARIKQALTASTTPTTGATGYQQGTGRLDVSRALQGVVASEQTSVSFGKQRWPHTDDRPVTQHITYRNDGDHPVTLDLTATATGPGGSTAPAGMFTLSTTQLTVPAGGTADVDLTADTRVEAADGAYSGTLVATARDGAEPAVVRTAFGVIREAEAYDLTLKFLDSGGRPVSAPLTEILGYSGTYWTTNLADYEQISKGVYRVRVPRGDYVVDTVLDDAGGTSALVRPRLSLTGDTTVVLDARKAKPVGITAPRGAKMSDGQLNLAVGTGDTGSEPHNSTLFWGTFKNLRTATLGPTAPAGRLSTQLGGLWQKGSTTYHLLHNLPDRFPTGYRHTTRMDELALLKRNFGSSVAHRKGIVNVLWSGPTLSLGTVSAPFPLPTTAKIYVTTPKGFKWTANLGQRNASGEDDDVFYGTESARSYRAGRTYAATYNVGVFSPITGGPYGAQRDGDTLDLCVPDLADGSGHPAFSTAKRHTTVTADGSTLLDNDGDLCQTVEKLPSVPARYTIRTNLTRPPGVAVTTSRLTAAWTFTSSPSDSGSLPLSTVRFHPKLTQTGTAPAGRRTTIPLSLQGPAATDLKSLTVKVSYDAGRTWSPAPVTTTHGKRTLILTHPENARSVSLTSTLTDTTGNTYAVTILKAYLLT, from the coding sequence ATGCGCGACAGAACCACGAGCGCCTCACTGGCCGCCCTGCTGGTGGCGGGGCTGATGACGGGCGTCTCGGTGGCGGCCACGGGCTCCGGCCTCGGCGTACGGACGGAGGACACCGTCACGGTCGCGGCGCCCGGCGGCTCCGCCCTCGGCGCGGCCCCCGGCAGCCCCGCCCTCGGCTCCCGGACCGCCGGCTCCGCTTCCGGCGCGCGGACCACCGGCTCCGCCTCCGCGGCCGGCCGGTACGTCACCCTCCTCACCGGCGACCGGGTCCGGTTGGACGCCCGGGGCCGGGTGACGGGCGTACGGCGGGCACCGGGCCGTGAGCACGTCCCGGTGTCCGTGCGCGGCGTCGGGGGCGATCAGTACGTCGTTCCCGCCGACGCCGCCGCCCTGATCGGTCAAGGCGTCCTGGACATGCGGCTGTTCGACGTCAGCGGCCTGATACGCGCCGGCTACGACGACACCCGGCGCGGCACGCTCCCGCTGATCGTGTCGTACGAGGGCAAGTCCGCCCAGCGCAGGAGCACTCAGAAGTCACTGGTCGCGGACGCCGACGCCACCGTGCGCCGGGAGCTGCCCAGCGTGGCGGGCGCCGCGATCACCGTGCCCAAGGCCGGGGCCGACGACATGTGGCAGGCCCTCACCGAGGAGCAGGGAGTCGCGCGGGTCTGGCTGGACGGCCGGTTCAAGGCGCCGGCGGACGAAGAGGGCGCGACGGCCGGGGAGGCGGCGGCGGCCGGGGAGACGGCGAAGACCGGGGAGACGGCGAAGATCGGGGAGGCGGCGAAGGCCGGGGAGACGGGCGGCGGCGTCGCGCAGATCGGCGCCCCCGCCGCCTGGGCGGCCGGATACGACGGGAGGGGCGTCAAGGTCGCCGTCCTGGACACCGGCATCGACACGACCCACCCGGACCTCGCCTCGGCGGTGAAGGCCTCGAAGAACTTCACCGGCACCGGCAGCACCGACGACATGGCGGGCCACGGCACTCATGTGGCCGCGACGCTGGCGGGCTCCGGCGCACGGTCCGGCGGCCGGTACAAGGGCGTCGCGCCCGGCGCCGGGATCCTCGACGCCAAGGTGCTGGACGACAGCGGCGAGGGCAGCGACTCCGGCGTCATCGCCGGCCTGGAGTGGGCCGCCGGGCAGGGCGCCAAGGTGGCCAACCTCAGCCTGGGCCAGGAGGACACGCCGGGGGAGGACCCGGTCGAGGCGGCGGTGAACGCCCTCTCGAAGAGCACCGGCATGCTCACCGTCGCCGCGGCCGGCAACGAGGGCCCCGACGCGGGAACCGTCGGCTCCCCGGGGGCCGCGGAGTCGGCGCTCACCGTGGGCGCCGTCGACGGCGAGCACCGGCTCGCCGACTTCTCCAGCACCGGCCCGACCGCCGACAGCGCGCTGAAACCGGACCTCACGGCGCCGGGCGTGGACGTCGTCTCGGCGAGGGCGGCGCACGGCCACATGGGCGACCCGGCCGCCGACGGCTATGTCTCCATGTCCGGTACGTCGATGGCGACGCCGCATGCCGCGGGGGCGGCCGCGATCCTCGCCCAGCGGCACCCCGACTGGACCGGCGCACGGATCAAGCAGGCGCTCACCGCGTCCACCACCCCGACCACCGGCGCGACCGGCTACCAGCAGGGGACGGGCCGGCTCGACGTGTCCCGGGCACTTCAGGGGGTGGTGGCGAGCGAACAGACGTCCGTGTCCTTCGGCAAGCAGCGGTGGCCCCACACCGACGACCGGCCGGTCACCCAGCACATCACCTACCGCAACGACGGCGACCACCCCGTCACCCTGGACCTGACGGCCACCGCGACCGGCCCCGGAGGCAGCACGGCCCCCGCAGGCATGTTCACGCTGAGCACCACCCAGCTCACCGTCCCGGCGGGCGGCACCGCCGACGTCGACCTCACCGCGGACACCCGCGTCGAGGCGGCGGACGGCGCCTACTCGGGCACGCTGGTCGCCACCGCACGGGACGGCGCGGAACCCGCTGTCGTACGGACCGCGTTCGGCGTCATACGGGAGGCCGAGGCATACGACCTCACCCTGAAGTTCCTCGACAGCGGCGGCCGGCCCGTGAGCGCGCCGCTGACCGAGATCCTCGGGTACTCGGGCACGTACTGGACCACGAACCTCGCGGACTACGAGCAGATCTCCAAGGGCGTGTACCGGGTGCGGGTCCCGCGCGGCGACTACGTCGTGGACACCGTGTTGGACGACGCCGGGGGCACCTCCGCGCTGGTCCGGCCGCGGCTCTCGCTGACCGGGGACACCACGGTCGTCCTCGACGCGCGCAAGGCGAAGCCGGTCGGGATCACCGCGCCGCGGGGCGCGAAGATGTCCGACGGCCAGCTCAACCTCGCCGTGGGCACCGGAGACACCGGGAGCGAACCGCACAACAGCACCCTGTTCTGGGGAACGTTCAAGAACCTGCGCACAGCGACGCTGGGACCGACCGCCCCGGCCGGGAGGCTCAGCACGCAGCTCGGCGGCCTCTGGCAGAAGGGCAGCACCACCTACCACCTGCTCCACAACCTGCCCGACCGCTTCCCCACCGGCTATCGGCATACCACGCGCATGGACGAACTGGCCCTGCTGAAGCGGAACTTCGGCTCGTCCGTCGCGCACCGGAAGGGCATCGTCAACGTCCTGTGGAGCGGCCCCACCCTGTCGCTGGGCACTGTGAGCGCGCCCTTCCCGCTGCCGACGACCGCGAAGATCTACGTCACCACGCCCAAGGGCTTCAAGTGGACGGCCAACCTGGGCCAGCGAAACGCCTCCGGGGAGGACGACGACGTCTTCTACGGCACGGAGAGCGCGAGGTCGTACCGGGCGGGCCGGACCTACGCGGCCACGTACAACGTCGGTGTCTTCAGCCCGATCACCGGCGGCCCGTACGGCGCACAGCGCGACGGCGACACCCTGGACCTGTGCGTCCCCGACCTCGCCGACGGGAGCGGACACCCCGCCTTCTCCACAGCGAAACGCCACACCACGGTCACCGCGGACGGCAGCACCCTGCTCGACAACGACGGTGACCTCTGCCAGACCGTGGAGAAACTCCCGTCCGTCCCGGCCCGCTACACGATCCGAACGAACCTGACCCGCCCGCCAGGCGTGGCCGTGACCACGAGCCGCCTGACAGCGGCCTGGACCTTCACGTCCAGCCCGTCCGACTCCGGCTCGCTGCCCCTCTCCACGGTCCGCTTCCACCCGAAGCTGACCCAGACCGGCACGGCCCCTGCGGGCCGCCGCACCACGATCCCCCTCTCCCTCCAGGGCCCGGCGGCCACTGACCTGAAATCCCTGACGGTGAAGGTCTCCTACGACGCCGGCAGGACATGGTCCCCCGCCCCGGTGACCACCACCCACGGCAAAAGGACCCTCATCCTGACCCACCCGGAAAACGCCCGCTCGGTCTCCCTCACATCCACCCTGACCGACACCACCGGCAACACCTACGCGGTGACGATCCTGAAGGCATACCTCCTGACCTGA
- a CDS encoding tyrosine-type recombinase/integrase yields MRRSDDWGKAAGATAELHFHDLRHTANTLASTAGAGTRELMTRMGHSSSRAALDPPAHDQRPGPAIADRLGAVIRGGGKAATPRALRKGSGGLVVAWMWHGA; encoded by the coding sequence TTGCGGCGGAGCGACGACTGGGGGAAGGCTGCGGGTGCCACGGCCGAGTTGCACTTCCACGACCTTCGGCACACGGCCAACACGCTCGCCTCGACGGCGGGAGCCGGCACCCGGGAGCTGATGACGCGCATGGGCCACAGCAGCTCCCGAGCCGCGCTTGATCCACCAGCACACGACCAGCGACCGGGACCGGCCATCGCGGACCGGCTCGGGGCCGTGATCCGGGGCGGTGGGAAAGCGGCCACCCCCCGAGCCCTCCGAAAAGGATCGGGCGGACTCGTAGTGGCATGGATGTGGCACGGCGCCTGA
- a CDS encoding DEAD/DEAH box helicase, translating into MTDGDKRRPRFRGLFIGINRYQSPYISNLASAVRDATALNALFADNLGEADCTLVADADATLERTRAELVSLRTTSSEDDTVVIAFSGHGSDTHELITYDADPHNLAATSLALDEFTELVGNIPARHLVVVLDCCFSGGAGAKVLKAPLLPKGGRGGVPLSTEALLDQMAGTGRIILTASTADQPAWEDSRLGHGLLTYHLLQALLGPEDIANDGCISFYDLLKYVTQRVVANASGIAQARQEPTLRGRWDGEVIWPVFTPGPRYGALYPSRVAAPVTSDIRSLAEHGLSDEVLDAWSTNLPGLNPLQQSAINEAGLLKGENILVVAPTSSGKTMVGELAALNATQKGGRSVFLLPTKALVNEQHERFTRIYGAAGLRVIRATGDIGDDVPALLRGQFDLAILTYEKFGNLALTFPHVLRLVSVVVIDEVQTIVDGSRGEYLELLLTLLKSRKEEGIKPQIVALSAVLGDLGGLDSWLEANLLRRDERPVPLDEGVLEANGQYRYINADGEEKIEQLVPPQYGESRARTLLVPLVRKLVTDGQQVVVIRGTRGDARGAARYLAAELGLQPATQALERLPVGDPSLTSAELRQCLQGGTAFHISDLDREERRVVEEQFRLPDSHIRVIVATTTLAQGVNMPAETVVMPELSRRTGRDAYSWYRVAEYKNIAGRAGRLGLVEHGRAIVLTYGTANTNEIWDRYIRGNPENVSSTLLDPSADSYTLVLRVVAIVSARVEGRALQSTEVVSVLSNSFAAHQARLSGKSNAFDPERTGQILQELCRVGFIDDVGNDEIRLNSLGVIVAQSGLTVRSAIRVANILRSVRPEELNHATLISVAQLTQELDETRLVVNTRGVRTELNTFISALHRQHVAFSVINAFSNNGDAVATAARAKKAVACLLWTNGVASAQLERTVMQHWRDRNAIGPVRAVVNRTRDVIGAIISIATEIHPAADLTSLSFLIPAQLELGVPAGLASLALAGASLEREHYLRLTENGFTSAEVIDKLEDAHLLELLSGDAKRLRMLRSAVGEVLNGDTEPSLDDLLPDPAS; encoded by the coding sequence ATGACTGACGGTGACAAAAGGCGTCCACGGTTTCGTGGGCTCTTCATTGGAATTAATCGCTACCAGTCGCCGTACATCAGCAACTTGGCCTCCGCTGTGCGCGACGCGACAGCCCTCAACGCCTTGTTCGCCGACAACCTTGGGGAAGCAGACTGCACGCTCGTCGCTGACGCTGATGCCACACTTGAACGCACCCGAGCTGAGCTCGTTAGTCTTCGTACGACCAGCAGTGAAGATGACACTGTCGTAATTGCTTTCTCGGGTCACGGAAGTGACACTCACGAGCTCATCACTTACGACGCTGATCCACACAACCTGGCTGCGACGTCCCTTGCGCTAGACGAATTTACTGAACTTGTTGGAAATATTCCAGCCCGACATCTCGTGGTCGTGCTTGATTGCTGTTTCTCGGGAGGCGCAGGCGCTAAGGTGCTCAAGGCTCCGCTCCTACCGAAAGGTGGTCGCGGAGGCGTTCCACTATCGACCGAGGCACTACTTGACCAGATGGCGGGTACGGGACGGATCATTCTGACAGCGTCCACTGCAGATCAGCCAGCTTGGGAAGATTCACGTCTGGGGCATGGTCTTCTGACATACCACCTGCTGCAAGCGCTTCTCGGGCCGGAAGATATTGCCAACGACGGGTGCATTAGCTTCTACGACCTCCTCAAGTATGTGACACAGCGGGTTGTGGCGAATGCATCGGGTATCGCGCAGGCTCGTCAGGAGCCGACGCTTCGAGGTCGATGGGACGGCGAAGTAATCTGGCCAGTCTTTACGCCAGGCCCGCGCTACGGTGCCCTCTACCCATCACGTGTCGCAGCACCTGTTACTAGCGACATCCGTAGCCTCGCCGAACATGGGTTGTCGGACGAGGTACTGGACGCATGGTCCACGAATCTTCCGGGACTAAATCCGCTTCAGCAATCAGCCATCAATGAGGCGGGCTTGCTAAAGGGCGAGAACATCCTCGTTGTAGCGCCGACTTCTTCGGGCAAAACCATGGTCGGCGAGCTCGCTGCGTTGAACGCTACACAGAAAGGCGGCCGATCGGTCTTCTTGTTGCCAACCAAGGCACTTGTCAATGAGCAGCACGAGCGTTTTACTCGCATCTACGGCGCAGCTGGCCTCCGCGTGATTCGTGCGACCGGTGACATCGGCGACGATGTACCCGCCCTCCTTCGAGGACAATTCGACCTCGCCATCTTGACGTATGAGAAATTCGGCAACTTGGCTTTGACGTTTCCTCACGTCCTGCGTTTGGTATCGGTAGTCGTCATCGATGAGGTTCAGACTATCGTCGACGGATCGCGTGGCGAATATTTGGAGCTACTACTCACACTCCTCAAGAGCCGTAAGGAAGAAGGCATCAAGCCGCAAATCGTGGCTCTATCAGCCGTGCTCGGCGATCTCGGCGGCTTGGATAGCTGGCTTGAGGCAAACCTGCTTCGGCGTGACGAGCGTCCGGTCCCGCTCGACGAAGGCGTACTTGAAGCCAACGGCCAGTACAGGTACATCAATGCGGATGGCGAAGAGAAGATTGAGCAGCTGGTCCCTCCGCAGTACGGAGAATCGAGGGCCCGAACGCTACTGGTCCCACTCGTACGCAAGCTCGTGACCGACGGCCAACAAGTAGTCGTGATCCGAGGCACCCGCGGTGATGCCCGTGGGGCTGCCAGATATCTGGCGGCTGAACTTGGCCTTCAGCCGGCGACACAAGCCCTTGAGCGCTTGCCTGTCGGCGACCCGAGCCTGACAAGTGCCGAACTACGCCAGTGTCTACAAGGAGGCACAGCTTTCCACATCTCCGATCTCGATCGGGAAGAACGCCGCGTGGTCGAGGAGCAGTTTCGGTTGCCAGACAGCCACATCCGGGTGATTGTCGCCACCACTACGCTGGCCCAAGGCGTCAACATGCCCGCCGAGACGGTCGTCATGCCCGAATTGAGCCGACGGACAGGCCGTGATGCGTATTCTTGGTATCGAGTCGCGGAATACAAGAACATTGCGGGTCGCGCTGGGCGACTTGGCCTTGTCGAACACGGGCGTGCCATTGTGCTCACGTATGGAACTGCGAACACCAACGAAATCTGGGACCGTTACATCCGGGGCAATCCAGAGAACGTCAGCTCAACTCTGCTTGATCCGTCAGCTGACTCATACACTCTAGTACTGCGGGTCGTGGCAATTGTATCCGCACGAGTCGAAGGTAGGGCGCTACAGAGTACCGAAGTTGTGTCGGTATTGTCGAACAGCTTCGCTGCTCACCAGGCACGGCTGTCAGGAAAGAGTAATGCGTTCGATCCGGAGCGCACTGGACAGATTCTCCAGGAACTGTGCCGCGTCGGATTTATTGACGACGTAGGTAACGATGAGATTCGCCTAAACTCGCTCGGGGTGATCGTGGCTCAGAGCGGACTTACCGTTCGATCTGCCATTCGAGTAGCCAATATCCTCCGGAGTGTTCGGCCTGAAGAATTGAATCATGCAACACTTATCTCCGTAGCTCAGTTGACTCAGGAGCTCGACGAGACACGACTGGTGGTTAACACCCGGGGTGTACGCACAGAACTCAACACCTTCATCAGTGCGTTGCATCGCCAGCATGTTGCATTTAGCGTCATTAACGCATTTAGTAACAATGGTGACGCAGTTGCCACGGCAGCACGCGCAAAGAAAGCCGTTGCATGTCTCCTATGGACGAATGGTGTTGCGTCCGCGCAGCTCGAGCGAACCGTCATGCAGCACTGGAGGGACAGAAACGCAATCGGGCCAGTCCGTGCCGTCGTGAACAGGACACGCGATGTCATCGGCGCCATTATTAGTATCGCTACCGAAATTCATCCGGCGGCAGACTTGACGAGCCTTTCATTTTTGATTCCTGCCCAACTCGAGCTCGGCGTTCCGGCTGGTCTCGCTTCGCTTGCACTTGCTGGTGCAAGTCTTGAACGTGAGCACTACTTGCGCCTTACCGAAAACGGCTTCACTAGTGCTGAAGTGATCGATAAATTGGAAGACGCTCACCTATTGGAACTTCTCAGTGGAGATGCCAAGCGCCTTCGAATGCTGCGCAGCGCTGTAGGTGAAGTTCTGAACGGCGATACCGAGCCGAGCCTGGATGATCTCCTCCCAGATCCAGCCAGCTAA
- a CDS encoding SprT family zinc-dependent metalloprotease, with product MSTASAYLTIRGIGIDVIYKNIKNLHIGVYPPLGRVRVAAPHQLDDEQVRLAVIQRLPWIKEQREQLQSAARQSTREMVTGESHYVWGVRRRMKVVERPGRAHFELDGERLLLYVPAGTTVERRRELLDRWYREQLRHVIPDLITKWEPILEVSVPRWNIKRMKTKWGSCNRETGHIWLNVELAKKPPACLEYIIVHEMAHYLERHHDNRFTKLMDRFMPNWRSLRDQLNKAPLTEEQWT from the coding sequence ATGAGTACCGCTAGTGCCTATCTCACCATCCGTGGCATCGGCATCGACGTCATCTACAAGAACATCAAGAACCTGCACATCGGTGTCTATCCACCCCTTGGGCGCGTTCGGGTAGCTGCGCCGCACCAGCTCGACGATGAGCAGGTGCGGCTAGCCGTGATCCAACGCCTGCCGTGGATCAAAGAGCAGCGCGAGCAACTCCAATCAGCCGCACGCCAGTCCACACGAGAGATGGTCACCGGCGAGTCCCACTACGTGTGGGGCGTTCGCCGCCGGATGAAGGTCGTTGAACGTCCCGGGCGCGCCCACTTCGAACTCGACGGTGAGCGGCTGCTGCTGTACGTGCCGGCCGGCACAACAGTAGAACGGCGCCGCGAGCTGCTCGATCGTTGGTACCGAGAACAGCTTCGACACGTGATCCCGGACCTGATCACCAAGTGGGAACCAATCCTCGAAGTGTCGGTACCGCGATGGAACATCAAGCGCATGAAGACCAAGTGGGGCTCGTGTAACCGCGAGACCGGGCACATCTGGCTCAACGTCGAGCTCGCCAAGAAGCCCCCGGCCTGCCTGGAGTACATCATCGTCCACGAGATGGCGCATTACCTGGAACGCCATCACGACAACCGTTTTACCAAGCTCATGGATAGGTTTATGCCGAACTGGCGTAGCCTTCGTGACCAGCTGAACAAAGCACCGCTCACAGAGGAACAGTGGACATGA